Proteins encoded in a region of the Bradyrhizobium sp. CB3481 genome:
- a CDS encoding SRPBCC family protein, with product MSKGSGIDVKKFKPAIVYTIYIAASPEQTWKALTTAEFSRNYFSGFAIEADLKVGGAFIARAPDGSEHITGEVIECDPPKKLTVTWNVNWPALVEKLGPTLVTYEIEQAGDVVKLTMLQSHDRDISDDILSGGRTGWPAILSSLKSLLETGHALAIKMQPPERMLKALKEMGVGTPK from the coding sequence ATGAGTAAGGGTAGCGGAATTGACGTCAAGAAATTCAAGCCGGCGATCGTCTACACGATCTACATCGCCGCCTCGCCCGAGCAGACGTGGAAGGCGCTGACGACGGCGGAGTTCAGCCGCAACTATTTTTCTGGCTTTGCGATCGAGGCCGACCTCAAGGTCGGCGGCGCCTTCATCGCCCGCGCCCCCGACGGTTCCGAGCATATCACCGGCGAGGTGATCGAATGCGATCCGCCGAAAAAGCTGACGGTCACCTGGAATGTGAACTGGCCGGCGCTGGTGGAAAAGCTCGGTCCGACGCTTGTTACCTATGAAATCGAGCAGGCCGGCGACGTCGTCAAGCTGACGATGCTGCAATCGCATGACCGCGACATCAGCGACGACATCCTGTCCGGCGGACGCACCGGCTGGCCGGCGATCCTGTCCAGCCTGAAGAGCCTCTTGGAAACCGGCCATGCGCTGGCGATCAAGATGCAGCCGCCGGAGCGGATGCTAAAGGCGCTGAAGGAAATGGGAGTCGGAACGCCGAAGTAG
- a CDS encoding ATP-binding protein has protein sequence MSLRTRLLILVIAAMLVPAVLVGLRFVQNRTNDIDAALASLSASANNILADLDEKIQGTAQLHYGLARARDLDTRDKAACSAFLSAVREEYTRFTGILTINPDGSLFCDSLRTNRTLDLRDREYFKQALKAHGIVTLEPVFGRLTGISVLQIAYPVRSETGELKFILLASFNLQKFAGDHDRRLSDDSDVLLVDRKGTVLVAPDSKDWSEPAGASIANSELFRFAASPNREPSRELTGRDGKVRVWAAARSHSLRDAGFYIMVGRPKDSLVAAANRRLYEDLAMLAVASLLLLAGVWILATMSIGRQVGRLAAMATKLGLGDLSARIAPPHPSGELGGLMTLLNGTAESLQRQRTAIDELNQKLTQSQKMEAMGQLTGGVAHDFNNLLTVILGNAEHLAERLAPHKELSTIAESIATAAERGSDLTRSLLAFARKQPLMPKDIDIGQKIAGMEPLLRRTLGEHIECDFKLDQPLWQASVDPGQLASALLNLVLNARDAMPSGGTLTVEVQNISLGESDVDVNGEARPGDYVMAAVSDTGTGMTAEVAHRAFEPFFTTKEVGKGTGLGLSMVYGFARQSGGLMQIRTEPGHGTAVKLFFPRVGMPRAGAASIAPQRTTPTGSETILVVEDDDMVRGYVEGELKALGYRVIVTRNAPAALEILRGPENIHLLFTDVVMPGGMFGTELAKEAARLRPALKILLTSGHTEHPVEAADGDGREVRILNKPYRRHDLAAMLRSVLQAN, from the coding sequence ATGAGCCTCCGCACCCGGCTATTGATCCTGGTTATCGCCGCGATGCTGGTGCCGGCCGTCCTGGTGGGATTGCGCTTCGTCCAGAACCGGACCAACGACATCGATGCCGCGCTGGCCAGCCTGTCGGCGAGCGCCAACAACATCCTCGCCGATCTCGACGAGAAAATTCAGGGCACCGCCCAGCTCCACTACGGCCTCGCCCGCGCCCGCGATCTCGATACGCGCGACAAGGCGGCGTGTTCCGCCTTCCTGTCCGCCGTGCGTGAGGAATACACGCGCTTCACCGGCATATTGACCATCAATCCGGACGGCAGCCTGTTCTGCGACTCGCTGCGAACCAACCGGACGCTGGACTTGCGGGACCGCGAATATTTCAAACAGGCGCTCAAGGCCCACGGCATCGTCACGCTCGAGCCGGTGTTCGGCCGGTTGACCGGCATCTCCGTGCTGCAGATCGCCTACCCCGTTCGCTCGGAGACGGGCGAATTGAAGTTCATCCTGCTCGCCTCGTTCAACCTGCAGAAATTCGCCGGGGACCACGACAGGCGTCTGTCCGATGACAGCGACGTTCTGCTCGTTGACAGGAAGGGCACCGTGCTGGTCGCGCCTGACAGCAAGGACTGGAGCGAGCCGGCCGGCGCATCGATTGCCAATTCGGAGCTGTTCCGCTTTGCGGCCTCGCCGAACCGCGAGCCGTCCCGGGAATTGACGGGACGCGACGGCAAGGTGCGTGTCTGGGCTGCCGCGCGCTCGCATTCGCTGCGCGATGCCGGATTTTACATCATGGTCGGGCGGCCCAAGGACAGCCTGGTGGCCGCGGCCAACCGCCGCCTCTACGAGGACCTCGCGATGCTTGCGGTGGCCTCGCTGCTGCTGCTGGCAGGCGTGTGGATTCTGGCGACCATGAGCATCGGCCGCCAAGTCGGACGTCTCGCCGCGATGGCGACCAAGCTCGGACTTGGCGACCTCAGCGCGCGGATCGCGCCGCCGCATCCGAGCGGCGAATTGGGCGGGCTGATGACACTGCTCAATGGCACCGCTGAATCGCTGCAGCGCCAGCGCACAGCCATCGACGAGCTCAATCAGAAGCTCACCCAATCCCAGAAGATGGAGGCGATGGGCCAGCTCACCGGCGGCGTGGCCCATGATTTCAACAATCTGCTGACCGTGATCCTCGGCAATGCGGAGCATCTGGCCGAGCGGCTGGCCCCTCACAAGGAGCTGAGCACCATCGCCGAGAGCATCGCGACCGCGGCCGAACGCGGATCGGATCTCACGCGAAGCCTGCTTGCCTTCGCGCGCAAGCAGCCGTTGATGCCGAAGGATATCGACATCGGCCAGAAGATCGCCGGCATGGAGCCATTGCTGCGCCGGACGCTCGGCGAGCATATCGAGTGCGATTTCAAGCTCGACCAGCCGCTGTGGCAGGCCAGCGTCGACCCGGGCCAACTGGCCTCCGCGCTGCTCAACCTCGTGCTCAATGCGCGCGACGCCATGCCGTCAGGCGGCACGCTGACAGTTGAGGTGCAAAATATTTCGCTCGGCGAATCCGACGTCGACGTCAACGGCGAGGCACGCCCCGGCGATTACGTCATGGCCGCCGTATCGGATACCGGCACCGGCATGACTGCTGAAGTCGCGCACCGCGCCTTCGAGCCTTTCTTCACCACCAAAGAGGTTGGCAAGGGCACCGGCCTCGGGCTCAGCATGGTCTATGGATTCGCCCGGCAATCCGGCGGACTGATGCAGATACGGACCGAACCGGGGCACGGCACCGCCGTCAAGCTGTTCTTCCCCCGCGTCGGCATGCCCCGCGCCGGCGCCGCATCAATCGCCCCGCAGCGGACCACGCCCACCGGCAGCGAGACCATTCTCGTGGTCGAGGACGACGACATGGTGCGCGGCTACGTCGAGGGCGAGCTGAAGGCGCTCGGCTACCGCGTGATCGTCACGCGCAATGCGCCCGCGGCGCTCGAAATATTGAGAGGGCCCGAGAACATCCATCTTCTGTTCACGGATGTCGTGATGCCCGGCGGCATGTTCGGCACCGAGCTTGCCAAGGAAGCCGCCCGGCTACGGCCGGCGCTTAAAATTCTCCTGACGTCAGGCCATACCGAACATCCCGTCGAAGCGGCCGACGGGGACGGCCGCGAGGTGCGGATCCTCAACAAGCCCTACCGGCGGCACGACCTGGCAGCGATGCTGCGTTCGGTTCTGCAGGCGAACTGA
- a CDS encoding DUF2189 domain-containing protein — MTSVSGKADPVVRRIAAADVAEALGQGVRDFQAVPLYGLGFGAFYAVGGIAILLCLTAFGMVYLAYPLAAGFALLGPFVAIGLYEVSRRREMGLPISVGAIWSTVRTRSEIGWMAFVTLFVFVVWMYQVRLLIALLLGLNASFSSLHDFITVVLTTNEGLLFLAIGNAVGAALSLILFSLTVVSFPLLLDRDVDFVTAMITSVCAVVTSPLPMISWAALIVILLAVSAMPYFLGLVVTLPVLGHTTWHLYRRIIAPVKE; from the coding sequence ATGACATCGGTTTCCGGCAAGGCCGATCCGGTGGTGCGGCGCATTGCGGCGGCGGATGTCGCGGAGGCGCTGGGGCAGGGCGTGCGGGATTTTCAGGCGGTGCCGCTCTATGGGCTCGGCTTCGGCGCGTTCTATGCTGTCGGCGGCATCGCGATCCTGCTCTGCCTGACCGCCTTCGGCATGGTTTATCTCGCCTATCCGCTCGCCGCCGGCTTTGCGCTGCTCGGTCCGTTCGTTGCGATCGGGCTCTATGAGGTCAGCCGCAGGCGCGAAATGGGGCTACCGATTTCGGTCGGTGCGATCTGGTCCACCGTGCGGACGCGCAGCGAGATCGGCTGGATGGCGTTCGTGACGCTGTTCGTGTTCGTGGTCTGGATGTACCAGGTGCGGCTGTTGATCGCGCTGCTGCTCGGCCTCAATGCGTCCTTCTCCAGCCTGCACGATTTCATCACGGTGGTGCTCACGACCAATGAGGGCCTGCTGTTCCTCGCGATCGGCAACGCCGTCGGCGCCGCGCTGTCGCTGATCCTGTTCTCGCTCACGGTGGTGTCGTTTCCGCTATTGCTCGACCGCGACGTCGATTTCGTCACCGCGATGATCACCAGCGTGTGCGCGGTGGTGACGAGCCCGCTGCCGATGATCTCGTGGGCGGCGCTGATCGTGATCCTGCTGGCGGTCTCGGCGATGCCGTATTTTCTCGGCCTCGTCGTCACGCTGCCGGTGCTCGGCCACACCACCTGGCACCTCTATCGCCGGATCATCGCGCCGGTGAAGGAATAG
- a CDS encoding MarR family transcriptional regulator, translating into MKKAAKRAAGLHRASLTKLDDLDAALELMYYGWRGMTLTADEYLATLGLSRPHHRILYVVARQPDISIGALIDVLGISKQAVNRPLSQLLERKLLTSKRSPEQHRSKLLRLTEAGQRVEQRASGHERKVLREAFDRVGPAGAAAWMAVMGAIADNN; encoded by the coding sequence ATGAAGAAAGCTGCCAAGCGCGCCGCTGGCCTGCACCGCGCCTCGCTCACCAAGCTCGACGATTTGGATGCTGCGCTAGAGCTGATGTATTACGGCTGGCGCGGCATGACGCTTACGGCCGACGAGTATCTTGCGACGCTTGGCCTGTCGCGCCCGCACCATCGCATTCTCTATGTCGTGGCGCGGCAGCCCGATATCTCGATCGGCGCGCTGATCGACGTGCTCGGCATTTCCAAGCAGGCCGTGAACCGGCCGCTCAGCCAGTTGCTGGAGCGTAAGCTCCTGACCTCGAAGCGGTCGCCCGAGCAGCATCGCTCCAAATTGTTGCGACTGACGGAAGCGGGGCAGCGCGTCGAGCAGCGGGCGTCGGGCCACGAGCGCAAGGTCCTGCGCGAGGCGTTTGATCGTGTCGGCCCGGCGGGCGCGGCCGCCTGGATGGCGGTCATGGGCGCCATTGCCGACAACAACTGA
- a CDS encoding acyl-CoA synthetase, producing MLTESATYDELYRNFRWDIPARFNMATACCDRHADGSGRLALVYVDESGDTTRTSFDEVAEYSRRFANVLKADGLVRGDRIAVFLSQSLELPIAHLAAFRSGMISIPLFALFGEDALEFRLSNSGARAIITDESGWEKLSKIRDRLPYLQAIYVTTSIAHAGAKPFWPAIEEADEVFPTVDTSSEDPALIIYTSGTTGNPKGALHAHRVVLGHLPNVEMCHNFLPKPGDLMWTPADWAWIGGLINGLLAFWYHGIPLVGHRARKFEPQAAMQMMADLGIRNTFLPPTALKLMRQANVKNPGLKLRSIFTGGESLGGELHGWVRETFGIDAHEVFGQTECNLVIGSNSNLFPIRPGSMGKATPGFDVRIVNDRGEELPRGERGIIGVRQPCPCTMLEYWKNPEATAKKYAGEFLLTGDLGVQDEDGYFWYVSREDDVITTAGYRVGPAEIEHTLMKHPAVAMSAVVGIPDPIRTESIKAWIVLRPGFAASDELAREIQEFVKVQLAAHEYPRFVQFAETLPMTATGKVLRRELRALG from the coding sequence ATGCTCACCGAATCCGCAACCTACGACGAACTCTACCGCAACTTCCGCTGGGACATTCCCGCGCGGTTCAACATGGCGACCGCGTGCTGCGACCGCCATGCCGACGGCTCCGGCCGTCTCGCGCTGGTCTATGTCGATGAGAGTGGCGACACCACGCGCACATCCTTCGACGAGGTTGCCGAGTATTCGCGCCGTTTTGCTAACGTGTTGAAGGCCGACGGCCTTGTGCGCGGTGACCGCATCGCCGTGTTCCTCTCGCAATCGCTCGAATTGCCGATCGCGCATCTGGCGGCGTTTCGTTCGGGGATGATCTCGATCCCGCTGTTTGCGCTGTTCGGCGAGGACGCGCTGGAATTCCGATTGTCGAATTCCGGTGCACGGGCCATCATTACCGACGAAAGCGGGTGGGAGAAGCTCTCGAAGATCCGCGACCGGCTGCCCTATCTTCAGGCTATTTATGTCACGACCAGCATCGCGCACGCTGGCGCGAAGCCGTTCTGGCCGGCGATCGAGGAGGCGGACGAGGTGTTTCCTACCGTCGATACCTCGTCCGAAGATCCTGCGCTGATCATCTACACCTCGGGAACGACAGGCAATCCGAAAGGCGCGCTGCACGCCCATCGCGTCGTGCTCGGCCATCTGCCGAATGTCGAGATGTGCCACAACTTCCTGCCCAAGCCCGGCGACCTGATGTGGACGCCGGCCGACTGGGCCTGGATCGGCGGGCTGATCAACGGCCTGCTCGCGTTCTGGTATCACGGCATTCCGCTAGTCGGCCATCGCGCGCGCAAATTCGAGCCGCAGGCGGCGATGCAAATGATGGCGGATCTCGGCATCCGCAATACGTTTCTGCCGCCGACCGCGCTGAAACTGATGCGGCAGGCGAACGTGAAGAATCCCGGTCTGAAGCTGCGGAGCATCTTCACCGGCGGCGAATCGCTTGGCGGCGAGTTGCATGGCTGGGTGCGCGAGACGTTTGGCATCGATGCGCATGAGGTGTTCGGCCAGACCGAATGCAACCTTGTGATCGGCAGCAATTCGAATCTGTTTCCGATCCGCCCGGGCTCGATGGGCAAGGCAACGCCGGGCTTCGACGTCCGCATCGTCAACGATCGCGGCGAGGAGCTGCCGCGCGGCGAGCGCGGCATCATCGGCGTGCGCCAGCCCTGTCCGTGTACGATGCTCGAATACTGGAAGAATCCGGAAGCGACCGCGAAGAAATATGCCGGCGAATTTTTGCTGACCGGCGATCTCGGCGTGCAGGATGAAGACGGCTATTTCTGGTACGTCAGCCGCGAGGATGATGTCATCACCACCGCCGGCTACCGCGTCGGCCCCGCCGAGATCGAGCATACGCTGATGAAGCATCCGGCGGTCGCGATGTCAGCGGTGGTCGGCATTCCCGATCCGATCCGCACCGAATCGATCAAGGCCTGGATTGTGCTGCGCCCGGGCTTTGCCGCCAGCGACGAACTGGCGCGCGAGATCCAGGAATTCGTCAAGGTGCAGCTTGCCGCCCACGAATATCCGCGCTTCGTGCAGTTCGCCGAGACGCTGCCGATGACGGCGACGGGCAAGGTGCTGCGCCGCGAATTGCGGGCGCTGGGATGA
- a CDS encoding FAD-dependent oxidoreductase, with amino-acid sequence MADQQAPPAGPDLSKGVTPSEFAGSTLLGHVGDEEVLLVRSGSEIFAIGAHCTHYHGPLAEGLVTGESVRCPWHHACFDLRTGEAVRAPALTPVAVWKVEQQEDRVIVREKLEQPRPQIKPQPATDVPGQIVIVGGGAAGFAAAEMLRRQDYRGNIVMLSSDAAAPVDRPNLSKDYLAGSAPEDWLPLRPDDFYAEAKIDLRLNTEVTSIDTKARRVVTSGGEPIPYDRLLLATGAEPVRLDIPGIDQPHVHVLRSLADSRAIIARADGARRAVVIGASFIGLEAAASLRARNVEVHVVGLEQRPMERVLGPELGDFVRGLHEEHGVIFHLGDTVTAVDGKRATLKSGGVIEADLLVVGVGVRPRLGLAEKAGLTTDRGVTVDIYLETSVPGIYAAGDIARWPDPHSGENIRVEHWVVAERQGQTAARNMLGQQERFDAVPFFWSQHYDVPINYVGHAEKWDEITVDGDIAAKDCLVQYKRGGRVLAVASIYRDVASLEAELAMEEALLF; translated from the coding sequence ATGGCCGATCAGCAAGCGCCACCCGCCGGTCCCGATCTGTCAAAGGGTGTCACGCCGTCCGAATTCGCAGGTTCGACGTTGCTCGGCCATGTCGGCGACGAGGAAGTTCTGCTGGTGCGTTCGGGATCGGAGATCTTTGCGATCGGCGCGCATTGCACCCATTATCACGGACCGCTTGCCGAAGGCCTGGTGACCGGGGAGAGCGTGCGCTGTCCCTGGCATCACGCTTGTTTCGATTTGCGCACCGGCGAAGCTGTCCGGGCGCCGGCACTCACGCCGGTCGCGGTTTGGAAGGTCGAGCAGCAAGAGGACCGCGTTATCGTCCGGGAGAAGCTCGAACAGCCCAGGCCGCAGATCAAGCCGCAGCCGGCCACCGACGTGCCCGGCCAGATCGTGATCGTCGGTGGCGGCGCGGCGGGCTTTGCGGCCGCCGAGATGCTGCGGCGCCAGGATTATCGCGGCAATATCGTGATGCTGAGTAGCGACGCCGCGGCGCCGGTAGACCGGCCGAACCTGTCAAAGGATTATCTCGCCGGCAGCGCGCCGGAGGATTGGCTGCCGCTGCGGCCGGATGATTTCTACGCCGAGGCGAAGATCGATCTCCGGCTCAATACCGAGGTGACCTCCATCGATACCAAGGCACGCCGTGTCGTGACGTCAGGCGGCGAGCCCATCCCCTACGACCGCCTGCTGCTGGCGACCGGCGCGGAGCCGGTGCGTCTCGATATTCCGGGCATCGATCAGCCCCATGTCCACGTGCTGCGCTCGCTGGCGGATTCCCGTGCGATCATTGCACGGGCCGATGGCGCGCGGCGTGCCGTCGTGATCGGCGCGAGCTTTATCGGCCTTGAGGCTGCGGCGTCGCTCCGCGCCAGAAATGTCGAGGTCCACGTCGTCGGCCTGGAGCAGCGGCCGATGGAGCGCGTGCTTGGGCCCGAACTGGGCGACTTCGTCCGCGGCCTGCATGAAGAGCACGGCGTCATCTTCCATCTCGGCGACACCGTCACCGCGGTTGACGGCAAGCGCGCGACCTTGAAAAGCGGCGGTGTGATCGAGGCCGATCTCCTCGTGGTAGGCGTCGGTGTGCGTCCCCGCCTTGGCTTGGCCGAGAAGGCGGGGCTGACGACCGATCGCGGCGTCACCGTCGATATCTATCTGGAAACCAGCGTCCCCGGCATCTACGCGGCGGGCGATATCGCCCGCTGGCCCGATCCGCATTCCGGGGAAAACATCCGCGTCGAGCATTGGGTGGTGGCCGAGCGCCAGGGCCAGACCGCGGCACGCAACATGCTCGGGCAGCAGGAACGTTTCGATGCCGTGCCGTTCTTCTGGAGCCAGCATTACGACGTGCCGATCAACTATGTCGGTCACGCCGAGAAATGGGACGAAATCACCGTGGACGGCGACATCGCGGCCAAGGATTGCCTCGTCCAGTACAAGCGCGGGGGCCGCGTGCTCGCCGTCGCCTCGATCTATCGCGACGTCGCCAGCCTCGAGGCCGAGCTGGCGATGGAGGAGGCGCTATTGTTCTAA
- the folE gene encoding GTP cyclohydrolase I FolE, which translates to MNPNVHALDRARARPSEIQKPDRAEVEAAVRTILRWTGEDPDRDGLRETPARVTRAFEEFFSGYAQDPVEILRKTFEEIEGYDEMIVLRGIRFESHCEHHMAPIIGQAWVAYIPNGRVVGISKLARVVDVYARRLQIQEKMTAQIANTINDVLEPQGVGVIIKATHHCMTTRGVHKPDTDLVTSRMLGCFRDNALTRQEFLGMAT; encoded by the coding sequence ATGAATCCGAATGTGCATGCACTGGACCGCGCAAGGGCGCGGCCGTCCGAAATCCAAAAACCCGATCGGGCCGAGGTCGAAGCGGCCGTTCGCACCATCCTCCGATGGACCGGCGAAGATCCCGATCGGGACGGGCTGCGCGAGACGCCGGCGCGGGTGACGCGCGCGTTCGAGGAATTCTTCTCCGGCTACGCGCAGGACCCCGTCGAAATCCTGCGGAAGACATTCGAGGAGATCGAAGGCTATGACGAGATGATCGTGCTGCGCGGCATCCGTTTCGAGAGCCATTGCGAGCACCACATGGCGCCGATCATCGGCCAGGCCTGGGTGGCCTATATCCCGAACGGCCGCGTGGTCGGCATCAGCAAGCTGGCGCGGGTCGTTGATGTCTATGCCAGGCGCCTGCAGATCCAGGAAAAGATGACCGCGCAGATCGCCAACACCATCAATGACGTGCTGGAACCGCAGGGCGTCGGCGTCATTATCAAGGCGACGCATCACTGCATGACGACGCGCGGCGTGCACAAGCCGGACACCGATCTCGTCACCAGCCGCATGCTCGGCTGCTTTCGCGACAACGCGCTGACCCGTCAGGAATTTCTGGGAATGGCGACCTAA
- a CDS encoding winged helix-turn-helix domain-containing protein: MRYFFEDCALDTDLRELRRGPDVVPTAPQVLDMLEYLIRSRDRVVSKDDLVNAIWNGRIVSDAALTTRLNAVRRAIGDSGEQQRLIKTFPRKGFRFVGAVHDEDQHRATAAVAGTPTELARLARAAGKVAIPDRPEKTFDNRRSGFSLGRLGDYFKVVGAALASIAAVGAIAGAAHWNVWQTDPTGVVSEGQKIQAQQTVRSKIAPRLSLIVLPFANLNNDPEQDYFADAVATNLIADLTRTPASFVIGRESAFSYRNKSIDLKQLGTDLGIRWAVQGAVRQIGNQVRINVWLTDLQTARDIWSDRFDGDRTNLTVLQDNITARLLCVAHLHLRQFEEAIEQCSRSLNMMGANSQGYVS; the protein is encoded by the coding sequence ATGCGCTATTTCTTCGAGGACTGTGCGTTGGATACCGACCTGCGCGAGTTGCGGCGTGGGCCCGATGTTGTGCCTACGGCGCCACAGGTCCTCGATATGCTCGAATATTTGATCCGCAGCAGGGATCGCGTTGTCAGCAAGGACGATCTCGTAAACGCGATTTGGAATGGCCGGATTGTATCTGATGCGGCGCTGACGACCCGGCTGAACGCCGTCCGACGCGCGATCGGGGATTCCGGCGAGCAACAACGTCTTATCAAGACATTCCCACGAAAAGGCTTTCGCTTCGTGGGCGCTGTACACGATGAGGATCAGCATCGCGCAACCGCGGCGGTGGCAGGCACCCCAACAGAACTTGCAAGGCTTGCCCGCGCAGCCGGGAAGGTAGCGATCCCGGATCGCCCTGAAAAAACATTTGACAACCGGCGATCCGGTTTCTCGCTAGGTCGTCTCGGAGACTATTTTAAGGTCGTCGGCGCGGCGCTGGCGTCTATTGCCGCCGTTGGCGCGATTGCCGGCGCCGCCCATTGGAATGTCTGGCAAACGGACCCCACCGGCGTTGTTTCGGAAGGTCAAAAGATTCAGGCACAACAGACAGTCAGGTCTAAGATCGCGCCTCGTCTCTCGCTCATCGTGTTGCCCTTCGCCAACCTCAACAATGATCCAGAGCAGGACTACTTTGCCGACGCCGTCGCGACAAACTTGATAGCCGATCTCACGCGAACGCCCGCCAGCTTTGTCATCGGGCGCGAGAGCGCCTTTAGCTACAGGAACAAGTCGATCGATCTGAAACAACTCGGGACGGATCTCGGCATCCGCTGGGCCGTACAGGGCGCGGTAAGACAAATCGGAAATCAGGTGCGGATCAACGTATGGCTAACTGACCTTCAGACGGCCCGCGATATCTGGTCAGATCGATTCGACGGCGACCGCACAAATCTGACCGTCCTGCAGGATAACATCACAGCGCGGCTTCTCTGCGTTGCGCACCTGCACCTTCGTCAATTCGAAGAAGCAATCGAACAGTGTAGCCGCTCGTTGAATATGATGGGCGCGAATTCCCAAGGCTATGTAAGCTGA
- a CDS encoding DUF1127 domain-containing protein, whose translation MSIINGINGLAPAPKKRQVYSPFEKYWIAFLEWRKRDRLRAQLCHLTDSELADIGMTRGEIDYVTSHRDIDPEVSDRRAERPLPAGE comes from the coding sequence ATGAGTATCATCAATGGAATTAACGGGCTGGCACCGGCACCGAAAAAGCGGCAGGTCTACAGTCCTTTCGAAAAATACTGGATCGCATTTCTGGAATGGCGCAAACGTGACAGGCTCCGCGCCCAATTGTGTCATCTAACGGACAGCGAGCTTGCGGACATCGGCATGACACGCGGTGAGATCGATTACGTGACATCGCACCGAGACATAGACCCCGAAGTATCCGATCGGCGAGCTGAACGTCCGTTGCCTGCCGGGGAGTAA
- a CDS encoding acyl-CoA desaturase, whose translation MMGQEQHDFYKVNSLTNLDKASPVEGTIVWDAPRSLWNGAMLLGAIVLGPLTFSWSALAVFMVTAGITLCAGHSVGFHRRLIHRSFECPKWLERTLVWLGTAVGMGGPLWTIRVHDSRDWAQRQADCHPFLAHRRGFWLDGLLYLHGRLVLKHPPGFDPGPGIADDPFYRFLDRTWMLHQIPIALILYWLGGWPFVVWGVFVRVAACTTMHWGISYFAHTQGEQDWTVDGAVVQAHNVPLMAIPTMGESWHNNHHAFPGSARHGLYPGQIDLGWEFVRLLRALGLAWNVQVPAELPPRPGISPVRARSLSVCAPGQAEISRVQL comes from the coding sequence ATGATGGGCCAGGAGCAGCACGATTTTTACAAGGTCAATTCGCTAACCAATCTGGACAAGGCGTCGCCTGTCGAAGGCACGATTGTTTGGGATGCACCGCGCTCTTTGTGGAACGGCGCAATGCTGCTCGGTGCTATCGTCCTCGGGCCGCTTACGTTTTCGTGGAGTGCGTTGGCCGTCTTTATGGTCACGGCGGGAATTACGCTTTGCGCGGGGCACTCAGTCGGCTTCCACCGGCGCCTCATTCACCGCAGCTTCGAGTGTCCCAAATGGCTGGAGAGGACGCTGGTCTGGCTAGGAACGGCGGTGGGCATGGGTGGGCCGCTGTGGACCATTCGCGTGCACGACAGCCGGGATTGGGCGCAGCGCCAGGCCGATTGTCATCCGTTCCTCGCGCACCGGAGAGGCTTCTGGTTGGATGGCCTGCTTTACCTCCATGGACGACTTGTCCTGAAGCATCCTCCAGGTTTCGATCCTGGTCCGGGAATTGCCGATGATCCCTTCTATCGGTTTCTCGATCGCACCTGGATGTTGCACCAGATTCCGATCGCTCTCATTCTCTATTGGCTCGGCGGGTGGCCTTTTGTCGTGTGGGGCGTCTTTGTGCGCGTCGCAGCGTGTACGACCATGCATTGGGGAATATCCTACTTTGCGCATACGCAAGGTGAGCAGGACTGGACCGTCGACGGCGCGGTAGTCCAGGCGCACAATGTGCCATTGATGGCTATTCCGACGATGGGAGAGAGCTGGCACAATAACCACCACGCCTTCCCGGGTTCTGCGCGACACGGGCTCTATCCCGGACAGATCGATCTCGGCTGGGAGTTCGTGAGGCTGCTGCGCGCCCTCGGCCTGGCATGGAATGTTCAGGTGCCCGCGGAGCTGCCGCCCCGCCCTGGAATAAGCCCGGTCCGCGCCCGCTCGCTTTCGGTCTGTGCGCCCGGCCAGGCGGAAATTTCAAGAGTCCAATTATGA
- a CDS encoding GatB/YqeY domain-containing protein: MLRDDINNAVKEAMKAKDERKLSTLRMVNSTLKNADIEARGQGKPPLSDADILGVLQKMIKQRQESVELYEKGGRAELAAQEREEIAVISAYLPKQMSDDEVKAAITAAIAETGAAGMKDMGKVIGVLRAKFAGQMDFGKASGLVKAALSG, from the coding sequence ATGCTGCGCGACGACATCAACAACGCGGTCAAGGAGGCCATGAAGGCCAAGGACGAGCGAAAGCTCTCCACGCTGCGCATGGTCAACTCGACGCTCAAGAACGCCGACATCGAGGCGCGCGGGCAGGGCAAGCCGCCGCTCTCCGACGCGGACATCCTTGGCGTGCTGCAGAAGATGATCAAGCAGCGCCAGGAATCGGTCGAGCTCTATGAGAAGGGCGGCCGCGCCGAGCTCGCCGCGCAGGAGCGCGAGGAGATCGCCGTCATCTCGGCCTATCTGCCCAAGCAGATGTCGGACGACGAGGTGAAGGCCGCGATCACAGCCGCGATCGCCGAGACCGGCGCCGCCGGCATGAAGGACATGGGCAAGGTCATCGGCGTGCTGCGCGCGAAGTTCGCCGGCCAGATGGATTTCGGCAAGGCGAGCGGGCTCGTGAAGGCGGCGCTGTCAGGATAG